In Taeniopygia guttata chromosome Z, bTaeGut7.mat, whole genome shotgun sequence, one genomic interval encodes:
- the TBC1D2 gene encoding TBC1 domain family member 2A isoform X5, whose protein sequence is MSRVQVKEGTLEDGRMGPRLKWIRKARWMNSGFPGSEELLREKNSVDKVNDLQQQILTLTEEVKSQKELVKLLHKALEAAQQEKRVSSMYLTVAEDKDRLELVRHKVRQIADLTSRLEALEQEKKELEQILTLRDSHIQELKEHVQLLMEKNHAKQEVIMTLTEQMARKLSDPLQEANTITVETLYKQQEEIEHLKDDIDAYKTQNQFLNSEIHQVTRLWTSVAENEKALLMKCACLQARNCQMESKYLTVLRKLQEAVPGLPNLHAELVKNLIREALQWDVKEEAEGLNLNPVSEYDEYGFMTVPDYEIEDWKLLARIQALEIKSNKLWSQEIVEKPLRDRWNSIGELNPSAELKSLIRNGIPVEHRQWVWSWMVSRHCSPVPGHYQRLLEQSRSTEHPACRQIELDLPRTLTNNKHFSSPTSQLIPRLRRVLVAFSWHNPAIGYCQGLNRLAAVALLVLEDEESAFWCLVYIVENLMPADYYSETLITSQVDQRVFKDFLSEKLPCLMAHFEQYQIDVSLITFNWFLVAFVDSLVSDILLRVWDAFLYEGTKVIFRYALAIFKYNEEEILRIHDSVEIYQYLRFFTRMITDGRKLMNIAFNDLNPFPMKLLRNRRSMHREELEAELRELEQIKAAYVKGRAEQGPQDLEEAVSEEEEES, encoded by the exons ATGAGCAGGGTACAAG TTAAGGAAGGGACCCTGGAAGATGGGAGGATGGGGCCCAGGCTGAAGTGGATTAGGAAAGCCAGGTGGATGAACAGTGGCTTCCCAGGCTCTGAAGAACTGTTGAGGGAGAAGAACTCAGTGGATAAAGTGAATGACCTTCAGCAACAGATTCTGACACTCACAGAGGAAGTCAAGTCACAGAAG GAACTGGTCAAACTTCTCCACAAAGCTCTGGAGGCAGCCCAGCAAGAGAAGCGAGTATCTAGCATGTATCTCACAGTAGCAGAAGATaaggacaggctggagctggtgcGCCACAAAGTGAGACAAATTGCAGATCTGACAAGTCGACTGGAAGCTCTTGAACAAGAAAAGAAGGAACTGGAGCAGATACTGACTTTGAGAGACAGCCATATCCAGGAGCTCAAGGAACACGTGCAGCTTCTGATGGAGAAGAACCATGCCAAACAGGAAGTCATCATGACCTTGACAGAGCAGATGGCCCGAAAACTCTCTGACCCTCTGCAAGAAGCTAACACTATCACTGTAGAGACATTGTAtaagcagcaggaggagattGAGCATCTGAAG GATGATATTGATGCATACAAAACCCAGAACCAGTTTCTCAATTCTGAGATCCACCAGGTTACTCGACTCTGGACAAGTGTTGCTGAGAATGAAAAAGCTCTTCTGATGAAG TGTGCCTGCCTGCAAGCAAGAAACTGCCAGATGGAGAGCAAATACCTGACAGTTTTGAGaaagctgcaggaggctgtgcCTGGCCTGCCCAACTTGCATGCTGAACTGGTGAAGAACCTCATCCGGGAAGCTCTCCAGTGGGATGtgaaggaagaagcagaaggTCTTAACTTGAACCCTGTAAG TGAGTATGATGAGTATGGGTTTATGACTGTACCTGACTATGAAATTGAGGACTGGAAACTTCTGGCCAGAATCCAAGCCCTTGAGATAAAGTCCAACAAACTGTGGAGCCAGGAAATAGTGGAGAAGCCCCTCCGTGACAGATGGAACAGCATTGGAGAGCTGaacccctctgcagagctgaagaGCTTAATTCGAAATGGCATCCCAGTGGAGCATCGTCAGTGGGTGTGGAGCTGGATGGTCAGCCGGCACTGCAGCCCAGTGCCTGGCCACTACCAgcggctgctggagcagagcaggagcactgAGCACCCGGCCTGCCGGCAGATTGAGCTTGACCTACCCCGTACACTGACCAACAACAAGCATTTCTCCTCTCCCACCTCCCAGCTCATCCCCAGGCTCCGGAGGGTGTTAGTGGCATTCTCCTGGCACAATCCTGCCATTGGGTACTGCCAGGGATTGAACAG ATTGGCAGCTGTTGCTCTCCTGGTCCTAGAAGATGAGGAAAGTGCTTTCTGGTGTCTAGTCTATATTGTGGAGAACCTAATGCCAGCAGACTACTACAGCGAGACACTAATAACATCACAG GTAGATCAGAGAGTCTTCAAAGACTTCCTGTCCGAGAAGCTGCCTTGCCTCATGGCTCATTTTGAACAGTATCAGATTGATGTCTCACTCATCACCTTCAACTGGTTTCTTGTGGCCTTTGTGGACAGCTTGGTCAGCGACATCCTCCTGCGAGTGTGGGATGCCTTCTTGTATGAGGGAACTAAG GTAATTTTCCGCTATGCTCTTGCgatttttaaatacaatgaGGAGGAAATCCTAAGAATTCATGACAGTGTGGAGATCTACCAGTATCTACGCTTCTTCACAAGGATGATCACGGACGGCAG GAAGCTGATGAACATTGCCTTCAATGACTTAAACCCCTTCCCCATGAAACTGCTGAGGAACCGTCGGTCAATGCACAGAGAagagctggaggcagagctgcGTGAACTTGAACAGATCAAGGCAGCCTATGTgaaagggagagcagagcaaggACCTCAAGACTTGGAGGAGGCAGTTagtgaagaggaagaagagagctAG